In Sphingomonas profundi, the sequence CTGCCCACGCCGCCGATCTCGGCGATCAGCGCAGCGTCGAGATCCGCCACGGCGATCTCGATCTCACCTCCGCGCAGGGCAGCGCCGCGCTGCAGCGGCGTGTTCGCCTCGCGGTGCGCTCGGTCTGCGGCACCGCCGACACGCGCGATCTCGCCGCCCAGCAGCGCATGGCGGCCTGCCGCGCCCAGGCGAACGCCGCCGCCCGCCCGCGCGTCGATCTGGCGATCGCCAGCGCCCGCTCGGCCACGCAGCTCGCGCAGAATGTCGGCGCGCCTTCGCTCCACGCCGCCGCGCACTGATCCCCGCCGCGGACCATCCCCGAAGCCGACGCTCCGGGGATGGTCCGCACGCTTCCGCGCATGCACGATCCGGCCTATGCCGGCGCCCGACATGCCCGAGACCCCGCCGACCGACGCGCCGATCGCCGCCGCGGCCCCCGCCCGCACCGCGCCCGTCGCGATCACGGCACCGGACGGCGGATCGCAGGAGGGGGTGCTCACCCTGCCGGACGGCTGGGGCGCCGCCCCACCGCTCGTCAGCTGCACCATGATCAGCCGCGGCCGCATCTTCCCCGCCGCGCTGGCGATCGAGTGCTACCGCCGCCAGACCTATCCGAACCGCGAGCTGGTGATCGTCACCGCCGCGACGGACGGCGCGCTCGCCGCCCACGTCGCCGCCCTCGGCGATCCCACGATCCGCATCGACAGCGTGGCGGAGATGCCGCTCGGCGAGCTGCGCAACGCCGCCGTGGCCCGCTCGCGCGGTGGCATCCTGTGCACCTGGGACGACGACGATCTCAGCGATCCGCAGCGCATCGCCTTCGCCGTCGCCGCGCTCGCCCCGGCCAGGGCCGCCGCCTCGCTGCTGCTGCGCACCCTGCTGTGGTGGCCGGCGCGCGGGCGCCTCGCCATTACCCGCCGCTACGGCTGGGAGATGACCCTGGCGGCGCGGCGGGCGGCGCTGCCCATCTTTCCCGCGATCGGCCCGGGCGAGGACACGACCGTCGTCAACCTGATGCGCGGCCTCCACCCGCTGGTGCTGATCGATCGCCCGATCGACTATCTCCGCGTCGTCGGCACGAACATCTGCCCCGTCGATCACTTCGAATGGCTGTTCGACACCGCGACGGAGACGTTCGCGGACGAGGCCTATGAGGCGACCCTGGCGACGCTCGACCGGCGGATGCCCGTCGCGGCCTATCGCGCCGGGCTATAGGCGATCGCCGAACAGCCCGGACCATGCTGAACGCGTTTCAGCACGACGGCACGGAAGGTCGGAAGCGATCGGCCATGGCAGCCGCCCACCGCCGCTCACGCCAAGCCCGCATCCTCGCCGATGATGGAAGCGGGCCGCACATAGCCGAACGGGCCTTCGCCGGCCCAGCCCCGCCCGTCGGGGAAGCGCAGCTCGATGCCGGCGAGGTCGCGCTCGTCGGCCAGCCGCATGTTGACGCCCATCACCCCGTTGCCGAACTTCGCCACGGCGCCGGCGGTGAGGGTGAAGTGGGTAGTCGAGCCGCACCGGCCGCAGAAGCCGATCTCCGCGCCGGGATCGTCCTTGTCCGCCCGGGTATAGCCGCGCGCCGCGCCCTCGACCGCCACGTCCGCCGGCTGGAAATAGCCCCAGCGCGCGCCCGTTTTGCTGCACAGGGTGCAGTTGCACTCGTGGATATAGTCGGGTCGCCGGTCGATCCGCACGCGGATCAGGCCGCAGTGGCAAGCGAGCGTCAGCATGTGCCTGCCCCTATCATCACCGCCACCTGGCCGATAGCCGCCTATCGGCCGGCCATCTCCTTGGCCGCCGCTAGATAGGTCCGGCCGATCCGCACCTCGCCGCCGTCGCGCAGGTCGGCATGCCACACGCCCAGGCCGTCGTGGCGCAGCTTGGCGATGAAATCGCGGCGGACCAGGGTGGAGCGGTGGAGGCGGATGAACAATTGCGGGTCCAGCCGCCGCTCCAGCTCGCTGATCGTCTGGTGCAGCAGGAAGCTGCGCTGGCCGATATGCAGCCGCATATAGTCGCGCTCGGCGTCGATCCGGTCGATGTCGATGGCGGCGAGGCGGATCATCTCGGATCGGTGCGGCACCCAGAACTCGTCGGCGTGGGGGCTGGGCGCCGCGGCCGGCTGCGGCGGCGGCGCCGCGCGCAGCCGCTCGCCGACGCGCGCGACGGATCGCTCCAGCCGCTCGGCGGAGACCGGCTTCAGCAGATAGTCGACCGCCGCGACGTCGAAGGCGGCGACGGCGAACTGATCGAACGCGGTGCAGAAGATGATCGCCGGCCGCCCGCCGCCCTCGCCCCGCTCGGCGCGCGCGGCGAGCGCCGTCGCCACGCCCAGCCCGTCGAGCCCCGGCATCGCGATGTCGAGCAGCAGCAGGTCCGGCTGTAGAGCATCGACGAGGCGCAGCGCCGCCTCCCCGTCGCTCGCCGTGCCGACCAGATCGATGCCCGGCGTCCGCGCGCAGAGGATCTGGAGACGCTCGACGGCGAGCGGCTCGTCGTCCACCACCAGCGTGCGGAGCGGCGCCGGCTCAGCAGTCACGCCGCACCAGCGGCAGGAGGAGCGTCACGCCGAAGCCGCCGCCGGGCAGCGGTCCCCAGTCGCACGCGCAGGCTTCGCCATAACGGGCGGCGAGGCGATCGCGCACGTTGCGCAGCCCCACGCCGGTGCCGGGCGGGGCATCCTCGTCCGGCAGCATCGTGTCGCCGTCATCCTCCACCGTCAGCCGCAACACCGATCCCTGCTCCTTTGCGCGGATGCGGATGGTAATTGGCCGACGCGCGCGGGACACGCCATATTTCACCGCATTCTCGACGAGCGGCTGCAGGATCAGGCCCGGCACGCAGGCGTTCTCGAGCTCCGGCGGAACGGCGATGTCCACCACCAGCCGCTCGGGAAAGCGCACCGCCTCGATGTCCAGATAGAGGCGCTGGAGGCGGATCTCCTCGTCCAGCCGCATGTCGTCGGTGGGATCGCCGGTCAGGCTCGTGCGGAAGAAGGTGCTGAGGTTCATGATCATCCGCTCGGCCGCCTCCGCCTTGCCGATCATGACGAGCGACGAGAGCGAGTTGAGCGTGTTGAACAGGAAGTGCGGATTCACCTGGTAGCGCAGCGCGCGCAGCTCGGCGGACTGGGCGGCGGCGCGGAAGCGGGCGGCGCGGCGCTCGGCCACGCGGGTCTCGGCGGCGTAGCACATCGCCAGGTACAGGGCGGCCCAGGCGGCGATGAAAAAATAGCCGTTGGCGGCATTGTCGGCGATCGCCTGGATCGGCGTCATGCTGTGGCCGTCGCTGCCGCCGCCCACCTGCACCATGATGCGGCGATTGGCGTCCAGCGTCACCGGCGGCAGCGGCACGGCGGCGGCGGCCCGCGCCGCCGCGGCGGCGCGCCGCGCCTCGCGCGCGGCGACCACCGCCTCGGCACGCGCCGCCGCCACGGCCTCGGCAGCCTCGGCGGCAGCTTCCGATCCGCCCGCCGCCGTGACGCCGGCCTGCGCGCGGCGGGCCTCGGCGATGGCCGCGACGGCATCCTGCACGGCCTCCGCCGCGTCCGTCGCGTCGGCGACGCTGTCGTCGGCATCGTCCAGGCCGCGCGCGGCGGCGCGCCGCGCCTCGCGGATCGCCGCGCCGGCATCTCGGCTCGCCGAGGCGACGATCGCCTCGATATCGGGCAGCCGCGGATTGGCCCTCGTATCGACGGTGACGACCGGCTCGCTGCGCCGGCCGTCGGCATCCTCGACATGCACGCTGATCGCGCGGCGCGGGCGGGAGCGGCGGGCGGCGCGGGCGCCGCCGGCGCCGCCTGGCCGGGGGGGCGGCGGCGGAGCGGCCGGCGCGGTGCCGCGCGGCGCGTCAATCACGACCATCTTGGTCGTCTTGCGCGCCTTGGCCGCCTCCTCCCGCTCCGTGACCGCGCGGAAGGCGAGGAAGTTGGCGGTGGAGTAGAGCACGGCCGCCGGCACCGCCAGCACCGCGGCGATGGCGACGCTGAGGCCGAGCGAGCGGCGGGGGATGCGGCGCAGGACGAGATAGAGCAGCAGCGTGGCGGCCGCGCTGGCGACCGTCACGATCAGGCGCCGGCCCAGCATGTCCCACTGGTCGCCCATCTCGAGCACCGTCGAGCGCACGGTCACGATCGCGAAGTAGAAGGTCCAGAAGCCGAGGATCGAGAGCAAGGCGACGCGCGGGCTCAGCGTGGCCGCGCCGGCGTCTTCGGTGGTGGCGTTCATCCGCCCGGTATAGCCATGCCGCGACGGCGCGGGAGTCCGCCGGTCGAACGTCATCGCGATTTGATCGAATCGCGCCCGGAACGGTGCCCGGCGCGCCGCGTTTCCCCAGAAACACAGGAGACGATATCATGGCCGACAACGACCGGACCGACGATGACGATCGCGCCACTCCCAATGTGCGCGACGCGCATGATGCGGAGGACGACAAGCGGCTGAAGTTCGATCCCGGCGATCAGGACGCCAAGCTGGACGTGGCGCTGGACGAGAGCTTTCCGACCTCCGACGCCCCGTCGAACACGCAGCCCGGCAAGGGCAAGGATCCGGCGCCCTCCTCCGGCTATGACGAGGATGCCGAGCGCGAGCGGATGAACGCCAAGGAATAGGCGTATCGCGGTCGCGAAACACCGTCCGTCTCATTTTTGCGCGCGTCATGCCTGCGGCGCGTGACATCCATGTTGCAATGCAAAAGGAAAAATGCTCCGCTTCGGTCTGCCGGCGATAACGGCGCGGTTAAGCGCTTCGAAACCAGTTTGGGTGCTTGATCGTCAGGTGAGGCAATCCGATTTCGGGGAGTTTCCGATGGGCACCCAGGCGAGACCGGCGGACGGCGCGATGACGCTGGCGGAAATGAAGGAGTTCGCGGCGTTCCCCGGCGCCACGCAGCGCTACATCCGGCGCTCGCTGGACGTGGGGCTAGAGCGCGAGGACGCGCTGACGCGCTGGTCTCGCGACGTGATCGAGGCCGCGAGCATCCGTGCCCAGCGCCGCGTGTACGAGCGGCTCGACCATGTCCGCGAACTGGTGCCGGACGATAGCGGGCTGGATGCGGTGGAGCCGTTCCTGGCGCCGCTGGTGACGATGACGGCTTTCGATCTGGGACAGGATCGGCTGGCGAGCTTCGGCTCCTACCGC encodes:
- a CDS encoding UrcA family protein, producing the protein MIATIRTLAVSAAATLAAVAGIPAHAADLGDQRSVEIRHGDLDLTSAQGSAALQRRVRLAVRSVCGTADTRDLAAQQRMAACRAQANAAARPRVDLAIASARSATQLAQNVGAPSLHAAAH
- a CDS encoding glycosyltransferase family A protein, with the translated sequence MPETPPTDAPIAAAAPARTAPVAITAPDGGSQEGVLTLPDGWGAAPPLVSCTMISRGRIFPAALAIECYRRQTYPNRELVIVTAATDGALAAHVAALGDPTIRIDSVAEMPLGELRNAAVARSRGGILCTWDDDDLSDPQRIAFAVAALAPARAAASLLLRTLLWWPARGRLAITRRYGWEMTLAARRAALPIFPAIGPGEDTTVVNLMRGLHPLVLIDRPIDYLRVVGTNICPVDHFEWLFDTATETFADEAYEATLATLDRRMPVAAYRAGL
- a CDS encoding GFA family protein, coding for MLTLACHCGLIRVRIDRRPDYIHECNCTLCSKTGARWGYFQPADVAVEGAARGYTRADKDDPGAEIGFCGRCGSTTHFTLTAGAVAKFGNGVMGVNMRLADERDLAGIELRFPDGRGWAGEGPFGYVRPASIIGEDAGLA
- a CDS encoding LytR/AlgR family response regulator transcription factor, which produces MTAEPAPLRTLVVDDEPLAVERLQILCARTPGIDLVGTASDGEAALRLVDALQPDLLLLDIAMPGLDGLGVATALAARAERGEGGGRPAIIFCTAFDQFAVAAFDVAAVDYLLKPVSAERLERSVARVGERLRAAPPPQPAAAPSPHADEFWVPHRSEMIRLAAIDIDRIDAERDYMRLHIGQRSFLLHQTISELERRLDPQLFIRLHRSTLVRRDFIAKLRHDGLGVWHADLRDGGEVRIGRTYLAAAKEMAGR